A stretch of Cicer arietinum cultivar CDC Frontier isolate Library 1 chromosome 5, Cicar.CDCFrontier_v2.0, whole genome shotgun sequence DNA encodes these proteins:
- the LOC101515669 gene encoding uncharacterized protein, producing the protein MVQRKVQNKFSIQVEHVKSQKHSSNMKLSSSSQNQDGKIKGYDHVKKKMKKSKSIKISDLDQTLQSTPQKKNPTTPNFSPNGSPNYMKPTSSSHAKKDLFHVSLKRTQSCSDLKSLPRKFSSDSKVTCVSSSSSSQKPSKALTKTSSLSLVRTLTKTTSFKAFRTSCPRKSSTRVTICGDMNAKKPNRATCSSTLKDSKFPSYLMLNHGGSELEGTSIMKVCSYTYCSLNGHHHDDLPPLKTFVSSRRRLLKAQKRVKVEALSPRSRRLKGHGENEKKDYDFEKNVFDAKDAHDEIGVDFFIEIYDNEKDANLKGEDEMEKNEFLIEDIIKSTIEDDLEGDLEKSFEAEDQQTSWSHEEMSMGSYCNDEEKMEDVDNDDMQLEEENFHGFVDHKNDVDSDFYADEENDSKSESSHDMSVTWLDDILSSYYEDIILVDETIKEAKFEENIYLEEQLDDGVSSVLEDKIGSNEAQEIGYLSDEVGCDDRSSMADQIFDYTTNAEENGIENIKKELDEDTKENNQCEKMIETCNVDETSQEKKEEKKVLEKDKAKGSNKRTSCIVNEEEENTRDNWKGVIRRKRCVENDDDDEMRKFNPKEPNFLPLVDEQEQEKVDLRHQMMDERKNAEDWMVDCALRQVVNKLGPAKKKKVALLVEAFETVIPKCESHLRNNSGFAHARHIQTCS; encoded by the coding sequence ATGGTTCAAAGAAAGGTTCAAAACAAGTTTAGTATCCAAGTTGAACATGTTAAATCCCAAAAGCATTCATCAAACATGAAGCTATCTTCTTCTTCTCAAAACCAAGATGGAAAAATCAAAGGTTATGATCAtgtgaagaagaaaatgaagaaatcaAAGTCAATCAAAATTTCTGATCTTGATCAAACTCTTCAATCAACACCACAAAAGAAGAATCCAACAACACCAAATTTTTCACCAAATGGTTCACCAAATTACATGAAACCAACAAGTAGTTCACATGCAAAAAAGGATCTTTTTCATGTAAGCCTTAAAAGAACTCAATCTTGTTCTGATTTGAAGAGTCTTCCTAGAAAATTTTCAAGTGATTCAAAAGTTACttgtgtttcttcttcttcttctagtCAAAAACCATCAAAAGCTTTGACAAAAACATCTAGTTTGAGTTTGGTTAGAACATTAACAAAAACTACTAGTTTCAAAGCTTTTAGAACATCATGTCCTAGAAAATCATCAACAAGAGTTACAATATGTGGAGATATGAATGCAAAAAAACCAAATAGAGCTACTTGTTCTTCAACTTTGAAGGACTCAAAATTTCCTTCATATCTTATGCTTAATCATGGTGGAAGTGAATTAGAAGGAACTTCTATTATGAAGGTTTGTTCATATACTTATTGTTCTCTTAATGGTCATCATCATGATGATTTGCCTCCTTTGAAGACGTTTGTGTCTTCGAGGAGGCGTTTATTGAAGGCGCAAAAGCGCGTGAAGGTTGAAGCTTTGAGTCCTCGAAGCCGAAGATTAAAGGGTCATGGTGAGAATGAAAAGAAGGACTATGATTTTGAGAAGAATGTTTTTGATGCAAAAGATGCACATGATGAAATTGGTGTGGATTTCTTCATTGAAATCTATGATAATGAAAAGGATGCAAATTTAAAAGGAGAAGATGAAAtggaaaaaaatgaatttttaattgaGGATATCATCAAGTCTACAATTGAAGATGATCTTGAGGGTGATTTGGAAAAATCctttgaagctgaagatcaaCAAACTAGTTGGTCTCATGAAGAAATGAGTATGGGAAGCTATTGCAATGATGAGGAAAAAATGGAAGATGTTGACAATGATGATATGCAGTTGGAAGAGGAAAATTTTCATGGATTTGTTGATCATAAAAATGATGTTGATTCTGATTTCTATGCAGATGAGGAAAATGACTCAAAATCTGAGAGTTCTCATGATATGTCAGTGACATGGTTAGATGATATCCTAAGTAGCTATTATGAGGATATTATTCTTGTTGATGAAACAATCAAAGAAGCCAAATTTGAAGAAAACATCTATCTTGAAGAACAACTTGATGATGGTGTTAGTTCTGTCCTTGAGGACAAAATTGGAAGCAATGAGGCTCAAGAAATTGGTTATCTCTCCGATGAGGTCGGTTGTGACGACCGATCTTCTATGGCCGATCAAATATTTGATTACACGACGAACGCCGAAGAAAATGGTatagaaaatatcaaaaaagaACTTGATGAAGATACAAAAGAAAATAACCAATGTGAAAAGATGATTGAAACATGCAATGTTGATGAGACAAGCcaagagaaaaaagaagaaaagaaagtgtTGGAAAAAGATAAAGCAAAAGGTAGTAACAAAAGAACAAGTTGCATAGTTAATGAAGAAGAGGAAAACACAAGAGATAATTGGAAAGGTGTGATTAGAAGAAAGAGGTGTGTtgaaaatgatgatgatgatgaaatgAGAAAGTTCAATCCAAAAGAACCAAACTTTTTGCCTTTGGTTGATgaacaagaacaagaaaaagttgacTTGAGACATCAAATGATGGATGAGAGAAAGAATGCAGAGGATTGGATGGTTGATTGTGCATTAAGACAAGTTGTTAACAAACTTGGTCCTGCTAAGAAGAAGAAAGTTGCATTGTTAGTTGAAGCCTTTGAAACTGTGATACCAAAATGTGAGTCACATTTGAGAAACAATTCAGGCTTTGCTCATGCTAGACACATCCAAACTTGTAGCTGA